The genomic interval CATTGCCAAGCAGTTTCAGCATCAGCAGATTGAGAGCGAACATTTGATGCCAGCGCTACTGGAACAGGAAGGACTCGCCAGTTCTATTTTCAACAAAGCCGGGGTAAATGTTCAAAAACTACACGAGCGCACTATCGACTTCATCAACCGTCAGCCCAAAGTATCGGGGGCTAGCAGTAGTTCGGTATATCTCGGACACAGTTTAGAGACGCTGCTCGATCGCGCCGAACAATACCGCAAAGAGTTTGGTGATGAATATATTTCTATTGAACATCTAATACTAGCCTTTGCCAAAGACGATCGCTTTGGTAAAGGGTTGTTTCAAGAATTTGGACTGGATGAAAAAAACCTCAGCAACATCATTCAACAGATTCGAGGGAGTCAAAAAGTGACAGATCAAAACCCGGAAGTTAAATATGAAGCGCTAGAAAAATACGGACGCGATTTAACCCAATTGGCACATGAGGGCTTACTCGATCCAGTGATTGGACGAGATGAAGAAATTCGTCGCACGATTCAAATCCTTTCTCGTCGGACTAAAAATAACCCCGTGCTGATTGGTGAACCCGGTGTCGGTAAAACGGCAATTGTAGAAGGATTAGCGCAGCGCATTGTCAGTGGTGATGTCCCGGAATCATTGCGCGATCGCAAACTAATCGCTTTAGACATGGGTGCGTTAATTGCCGGAGCCAAATACCGGGGAGAATTTGAAGAACGCCTGAAAGCTGTCTTAAAAGAAATCCAAGAAGCACAGGGAAAAATCGTCTTGTTCATTGACGAAATTCACACGGTAGTGGGTGCGGGTGCAACGCAAGGATCGATGGATGCTAGCAACTTGCTCAAGCCAATGCTTGCTCGCGGCGAACTGCGCTGTATTGGTGCCACCACGCTAGATGAATACCGCAAGTACATTGAAAAAGATGCGGCTTTGGAACGTCGTTTTCAGCAGGTGTATGTCGATCAGCCCAGTGTGGAAGATACCATCTCAATTTTGCGCGGTTTGAAAGAGCGCTACGAGTTACACCATGGCGTGAAGATTTCTGATAGTGCGTTAGTTGCGGCAGCTACTCTGTCTGCGAGATATATTAGCGATCGCTTCCTACCCGACAAAGCGATTGATTTGGTGGATGAATCTGCGGCTAAACTAAAAATGGAAATTACGTCCAAACCAGAAGAATTAGACGAAATCGATCGCAAAATTCTGCAACTGGAAATGGAGCGGCTGTCACTGCAAAAAGAAACAGACAGTGCTTCCAGAGAGCGGTTAGAACGCCTAGAGAGAGAACTTGCAGAGTTAAAAGAACGCCAAGATGCCCTCAATGCTCAATGGCAGGCAGAGAAGCAAATCATCGATCGCATTCGCCAAATTAGACAAGAGATTGAGCGTGTCAATGTAGAAATTCAACAAGCCGAACGCGATTACGACCTCAACCGGGCAGCAGAACTGAAATACAGCAAACTCACTGAGCTGCAACGACAACTAAAAGAAGCCGAAGCGCGACTAGCCCAAATCCAGACTAGCGGTAAATCTCTGTTGCGCGAAGAAGTCACCGAAGCTGACATTGACGAAATTATCTCCAAGTGGACGGGTATTCCGGTGAGCAGACTGGCTGAATCGGAAATGCAAAAACTCTTGCATCTGGAAGAAGAGCTACATCAACGTGTGATTGGTCAGGACGAAGCTGTAAGAGGTGTTGCTGATGCAATTCAACGTTCCCGTGCTGGGTTGGCAGACCCGAATCGTCCCATTGCCAGCTTTATTTTCTTAGGTCCGACCGGGGTGGGAAAAACAGAACTGGCAAAAGCTTTAGCGGAATACCTGTTTGATACCGGAGATGCACTGGTGCGGATCGATATGTCCGAATACATGGAGAAACACGCTGTTGCCCGTCTCATTGGTGCGCCTCCAGGTTACGTGGGCTATGAAGAAGGCGGACAACTCACCGAAGCGATTCGCCGCCGACCTTATTCTGTAATTCTGTTTGACGAAATTGAGAAAGCTCATCCTGATGTATTCAACGTCCTGCTGCAAATCCTGGATGATGGTCGCCTAACTGATTCTCAGGGACGCACAGTAGACTTTAAAAATACGATCGCGATTATGACCAGCAATATTGGTTCAACATACATTTTGGATGTGGCAGGAGACGATAGCAAGTACGAACAAATGCGCGATCGCGTCATGGAAGCAGTTCGAGAAAGTTTCCGCCCCGAATTCCTCAACCGCATTGATGAAATCATTATCTTCCATAGCTTGCGGAAGGACGAGTTGCGCGAAATTGTCAAACTACAAGTGCAGCATTTAGAGGAGCGACTGCGCGAGCGTAAACTCTTGCTCAAAATCTCCGACGAGGCTCTCGATTGGATTGTTCAGGTCGGTTATGACCCAGTTTACGGTGCTCGTCCCCTGAAGCGGGCGATTCAGCGAGAACTAGAAACTTCGATTGCCAAAGCGATTTTACGCGGCGAGTTCCACGAAGGTGACACAATCTACGTCCATGTGGAACATGAACGACTGGTGTTGAAGCGCTTATCACCTGAACTGGTCAACGCTTAGAGAGGGCAGAGGAGTTTGCAGACCACTCCCTCACCCTCAATCTCTACTCCCCCAACCGTTAGATACGCCCCTCTTTATCCTTTTCTCTTTATCTTTTCCCCCTACCGACCACCTATCACCTAACCCCCTTGTTCCCTAGTCGATCGGCGAGTGTTCAGATATTCAAAGGAATGCTACTGTGATTTTTTGTGTGCCTTAGTATTCATTTCGTCGCTTCTAGAGCCTCTGAACGCATTTCGACGTAACACAGCAACGTTAATCTTTGCATTGGAGGAAATCATGCTGACTGCACCTATTCGGATTTTGCTGCAAACCACATTGCCCACTCTGGAAGACGATTGGAGTATTTGGCGATTTTCCCTATTAAAGGAATATTTAGACTCTCTGCAAGATGAGATGGGAAAGCCGCTATGTCAGGTTATCGCTCGCGATCGCAAACCCGATGCAGATGGCGATGACCCCATTTTGAGCACGCTCGATCGCGCTGATTTCGATGAACTCTGGCTGTTTGCACTGGATGTCGGGGATGGACTGAGCCGCAAGGATTGCGCTGGCATTACCCGCTTTCACCGCCAGGGGGGTGGCATTCTTACAACCCGTGACCATCAAGACATGGGGCTTTCTATGTGTGCCCTGGAGGGAATTGGTGAATTCCATTACTTCAACACAAAGCAAAATGACCCTGACCCCAATCGTCGCAAAGCCGATGACACCTTCACCGCCACCATCTCATTCCCCAACTATCACTCCGGCAAAAACGGAGATTATCAAGCCATCCAACCCATAGAGCCAATTCATGAATTGCTCGTGAACCCAGACTCGCCCACTAAAACGATTCAATACTTTCCAGCACATCCTCATGAAGGTGGAGTCGGTGTGGCTCCAGACCATCCCTCGGCACGAGCGATCGCATTGGGAACCAGCAAAGTCAGTGGTTGCCCCTTTAATCTTATCGTCGCTGGCGAGCGAACCCAAGACGCTCACGGCAACACCCTCGGTCGAGTCATAGCCCAATCTACCTTTCATCACTTTGTTGATTACAACTGGGATATCGACAAAGGCTGTCCTAGCTTTGTCACAGAAGCGCCTGGAGATGGCTACAGGCAAGAACCTGAGAAGCTAGATGACATCAAAGCCTATGTCAAGAATTTGGCACTTTGGCTAGTTCCAAAGCCATCAGCGAGTGAGACGAAGGTTGTAGCTGCAACAGCAGCTAGCTTATAAGGGCGTGTTTTAAAACCTAAAGCCAAAGCAGAATGGAAGCAACGGTGAGCATGGCAAGATAATTCTCTGCCCGCTTCTTGTAGCGGGTAGCAATCCGTCGAAACTGCTTGAAGCGATTGATGGTGCGTTCAATGCGATGACGCTCTCGATAAGCCTGACGGTTAAAGCGTGTTCCTCGTCGAGATTCATTCGAGCGACGAGGAATCACAGCCCCAATGCCTCGTCGTTGCAAGTAGGTGCGAATCGGTTTCCCCGTGGAGGCTTTGTCTCCTGCTACTCGGTCTGGACGCAAACGGGGTCGTCCCCGTCCAACTCGCTTCACGTCGCCCTGCTCCATTAAAGACTCGAACACCACCGACTCGTTGCGTTGCCCGACCGTGAGCCGAAAGGTCACAGGCAAGCCGTTTCCCTCACAGCGCAGATGGATCTTGGTGCTAAACCCACCTTTGCTATCTCCGAGTGCTCTGCCTCACTGCCGCTTGCCCCTGCGGCAGGTTGATGCGCTCGAATGACACTGCCATCGACAAAGTGCAGCGTTCAGTCAAACTCCCCTGCGGCATCGGACTGCTGGTGCAACCGCTCGAGAAGTGTTAGACAACGCCTTCCTGAATACCCGTAATGGAGTGACTTGAAACACAATTTCCTCAGAAAGTCCTTAGATTTCGCCTCTAGGGTGTCAATCATCACTGAGGATACTTCTATGACATTACCTTCATTATTAAGCCAACAAGGTGATTTCGAGCAGTTAAAATCTGCGACTCCAATTGATTTTGGCTCTTTCTGCATCTGGAAGATCATTTCAATTGCCTTGCAAAATCAACCAGATAGGTTGCTTGAAACCACCGATGAAAAACATCTCCTGAACAACAAAACAAAATATAAACGTCATGATCAGTCGTTTTCTAGACTGCCTCAATCAGACTGCAACTTTGCTTTGAACGGTGCGTTCATTGATATTGCTCAAGAAGTTGCTGGGCTACTTCAGCAATCTCAACCCTTTCATTCTGAGGGCATCATCAACCATTCTGCTAAGACGATCGCCATTCGAGTGATCGAGCCAGAGTACAAGCAAATCATTAGCGTTGAGCCGTTAACTGAACGGGAGCGAGAGGTGTTGCACCTGATTGTTGACGGTCTCAACAACCTGGCGATCGCCCAGAAGCTTTACATCACTACGGGTACGGTGAAAAGTCATGTTCGCAATATTTTGAAGAAACTCTGCGTTCATGACCGCACTCAGGCAGCCATTCGAGCACTGCGTGCGGGTCTTGTCCACTAACAAACAAGAATGAATTAAAAATTAAAAGTGGCTGCCAGCCTGGGGTTCCCATTTTGAATAGCACTTCGTGCCGCTACACTAGAGCATTTTAATTTTGCATTGTCTGAAATCAGGAGAAACAAATCATGTCAAGCAATCGTGGAGTGGTCGCCAATTCAAATCTGAAGTGCACCATCACCTGACTGACCCCAGAATACCTCATGAGGAGTTCGATAACCTAACGATTGTCTCGGTCGATGATTAATCAATTCAACTACTTGATCGACTTCATCTTGCTTGACGATTCTAAAATTCGTTCCTTTTGGGAAAAACTGTCGAATCAATCCATTCGTATGCTCATTCAACCCACGTTCCCAAGAATGATATGGATTGGCAAAATAACATTGCACTCCCAACCTCGCTGTTAGTTGCTCATGCTTGCTAAACTCCTTGCCATTATCAAACGTCATCGTCTTACGTCGCTCTTTTGGAATCGACTCAAACGCTGCAATACTGACACGGTTCATCTCCCCTGCTGTTCGGTCTTTCATCACTCGTGCAACCAGAAACTTTGAGGCTTTGTCTACATGCGTCGCAATCGCTCCCAAATGATTACCCCCGACGATCGTATCGCCTTCCCAATGCCCAATTTCACTCTTTTGTTCTGCAATCACAGGTCTGTGTTCAATCCCAACTCGATTGGGAATCAATCCTCGTTTCTGTCGCTTGGCGCTCCGATGCTGCCGTCGGATGTGAGAGTGCCGTAAATAGCCACGATAGGCACCCATATCGGCATAGTTGTGATAAATCATCTGATAGATGGTCTCATGGCTCACCCACTCCAGTCCTTTGAGCTTGAGTGAACCGGCAATCTGTTGCGGGCTATGGTACTGCCGAAGTTGCGCTTTCACCCTCGCCAAACAACCCTCAGAGATGCCCACAAACGGTTGCTTGGACTGCTGCCGACGAACGTGCTGCTGAGCTTGAGCCAAGTCCGGTAGATAGATCTGCTCTGAGCTTTGGTTGCGTTTGAGTTCACGAGAAATGGTGCTGTGGGAACGTCCCATTCGAATGGCAATTGCCCGCAGGGACAAATCACCCCTTTGTCTCAATCGATAGAGTTCCAGGCGCTCATCTGCGCTAAGCTGCGTATAGCTCATTAGGGTTTCCTGTTGTTGTGATAAATGCCAGGTTACCCTTTTGAGTCCCTCTAGGGGAAGCTTCTAGAGGTGGTGCACTTCAGATTTGAATTGGCGGGTTTATTTGGGTTCTGGGAAGGTCGAGGTGCAAACTATCGACTTTCCCAAACTCGTTGATCCGCGCGGCAACAAATGCAATCACGGCGTCATTCTCAAGATTGTTTCCACCAATATTTGTGGCAGCGACCAGCATATGGTGAGAGGACGTACTACAGCGCCGATTGGCATGGTGCTGGGTCATGAGATCACGGGTGAGGTGATCGAATGTGGGAGCGACGTTCAATTTATTCAGCAAGGGGATCTAGTTTCTGTGCCATTTAACGTGGCGTGTGGACGCTGCCGCAACTGCGAGGAACGTCATACAGATGTGTGCCTGAACGTGAACCCGGATCACCCCGGTGGTGCCTATGGATACGTTGATATGGGCAGATGGATTGGCGGTCAAGCAGAGTATGTCATGGTTCCCTACGCCGATTTCAATCTCCTGAAATTCCCAAACAAGGCTCAAGCAATGGAAAAGATCGCGGATCTGACCTGCCTGACTGACATCTTGCCCACGGGTTATCACGGTTGTGTGACCGCGGGAGTCACAAGTGGCTCAACGGTATACATTGCTGGTGCCGGTCCGGTTGGTCTGGCAGCCGCTGCATCAGCACAGCTATTGGGAGCGGCTGTCGTGATTGTTGGAGCAGGCAACCCAGCTCGCTTAGCTCATGCTAGAAGTATCGGCTGTGAAACGGTTGATATCTCCAAAGATGCCTCGATCGTCGAACAAATCGAACAAATTCTCGGTGTGCCGGAGGTCGATTGTGCAGTCGATTGCGTCGGCTTTGAGGCGCACGGGCACGGCAAAGACTATGATCCCAAGAAAGGTGTACCCGCGATCGTCTTAAACACCATGATGGAAGTCACTCGCGCTGGCGGAGCGGTGGGTATTCCTGGATTGTACGTAACCGAAGATCCGGGAGCAGAGGATGAGGCAGCGAAGCTCGGTTATCTGTCCATGCGCTTCGGGTTGGGTTGGGCAAAGAGCCTTTCGTTCTACACAGGTCAAACCCCTGTCAAAAAATACAACCGTGCCTTGATGATGGCAATTCTTAACGACAAGATCCAAATCGCTAAGGCTGTCAACGTTCAGGTGATTCCCCTAGACGAGGCTCCCCAGGGCTACCAAGCGTTTGACAAAGGAGCCGCCAAAAAGTTTGTGATTGACCCCCATGGCAGCTTGAAGTAAGCCTCCTGGAGCAGGGGAGGAATCTGGCTATGGATGCTCTCAGTGGTCTCCGTGTCCTAGTCGTCGAGAATGACGAAGATAATCTGATGTTACTGTCGTTTGTTCTGATGGAGGCGGGAATGGAGGTGATCAGAGCCTACTTAGCCTGTGAGGCATTCACGTTATTGGCAGCCAAACCAGATCTGCTGATCAGTGAGGTTCGGTTGCCTGAAGAAGATGGCATCTCCTTAATTTGCAGGATACGGAAATTATGTCCAACGCAGGGAGGACACATTCCGGCAATTGCACTCAGTGGCGATGTTGCTCAAGAAACTCAACACCAGGCGTTAGCAGCAGGATATCAAGCATTTATCGCCAAACCCTTTGATATAGATGAGTTGCTATGGATAGTGGCTGGCGTTAAAGCCGATAGGCAATGCCTGTAATTTTGAACTTAAGGATTTCAATCATGACCTTAGAGCATCACCCGATCGCGTTTCCTAAACTCGACGATGAACAGATCGCGGCATTGGGCAAATTCGCCAAACTTAAAGCATTTCAGGCAGGCGAGACACTGTTTGTGGAAGGCACACCGGATTACCAATTCTTCGTGATCAAGCGTGGCGAAGTTGCGATCGTCGATCGTTCCTCTGGTCACGATCAGATTGTCACAATCCACGAGCCGGGGGAGTTTACGGGGGATGTGGATATTTTGACAGGTAGACCGGTTGTGGTTAGGGCGATCGCCCACTCCGACTGTGAGGTGTATGAGATTGCAGCAGACGATCTACGACGGATTGTGAACGGAATGCCACGACTGAGTGATCTCTTACTCCGGGCATTTCTGATGCGCCGTCAGTTGCTTGAGGAATCCGGCTTCGTAGCCGTCAGGGTGGTCGGTTCACGCTATTCCCCTGAAACTCATCGATTTCGCGAGTTTCTGGCAAAAAATAAGGTTCCCTTTACCTGGATCGATCTGGAAAACGACCCTCAAGTTGACACACTGCTGACACAGTTCAGGATCAGGGAAGATGAAACCCCA from Kovacikia minuta CCNUW1 carries:
- a CDS encoding helix-turn-helix domain-containing protein, whose protein sequence is MTLPSLLSQQGDFEQLKSATPIDFGSFCIWKIISIALQNQPDRLLETTDEKHLLNNKTKYKRHDQSFSRLPQSDCNFALNGAFIDIAQEVAGLLQQSQPFHSEGIINHSAKTIAIRVIEPEYKQIISVEPLTEREREVLHLIVDGLNNLAIAQKLYITTGTVKSHVRNILKKLCVHDRTQAAIRALRAGLVH
- a CDS encoding IS30 family transposase, translating into MSYTQLSADERLELYRLRQRGDLSLRAIAIRMGRSHSTISRELKRNQSSEQIYLPDLAQAQQHVRRQQSKQPFVGISEGCLARVKAQLRQYHSPQQIAGSLKLKGLEWVSHETIYQMIYHNYADMGAYRGYLRHSHIRRQHRSAKRQKRGLIPNRVGIEHRPVIAEQKSEIGHWEGDTIVGGNHLGAIATHVDKASKFLVARVMKDRTAGEMNRVSIAAFESIPKERRKTMTFDNGKEFSKHEQLTARLGVQCYFANPYHSWERGLNEHTNGLIRQFFPKGTNFRIVKQDEVDQVVELINHRPRQSLGYRTPHEVFWGQSGDGALQI
- a CDS encoding response regulator; this encodes MDALSGLRVLVVENDEDNLMLLSFVLMEAGMEVIRAYLACEAFTLLAAKPDLLISEVRLPEEDGISLICRIRKLCPTQGGHIPAIALSGDVAQETQHQALAAGYQAFIAKPFDIDELLWIVAGVKADRQCL
- the clpB gene encoding ATP-dependent chaperone ClpB — encoded protein: MQPTNPAQFTEKAWQALVRTPDIAKQFQHQQIESEHLMPALLEQEGLASSIFNKAGVNVQKLHERTIDFINRQPKVSGASSSSVYLGHSLETLLDRAEQYRKEFGDEYISIEHLILAFAKDDRFGKGLFQEFGLDEKNLSNIIQQIRGSQKVTDQNPEVKYEALEKYGRDLTQLAHEGLLDPVIGRDEEIRRTIQILSRRTKNNPVLIGEPGVGKTAIVEGLAQRIVSGDVPESLRDRKLIALDMGALIAGAKYRGEFEERLKAVLKEIQEAQGKIVLFIDEIHTVVGAGATQGSMDASNLLKPMLARGELRCIGATTLDEYRKYIEKDAALERRFQQVYVDQPSVEDTISILRGLKERYELHHGVKISDSALVAAATLSARYISDRFLPDKAIDLVDESAAKLKMEITSKPEELDEIDRKILQLEMERLSLQKETDSASRERLERLERELAELKERQDALNAQWQAEKQIIDRIRQIRQEIERVNVEIQQAERDYDLNRAAELKYSKLTELQRQLKEAEARLAQIQTSGKSLLREEVTEADIDEIISKWTGIPVSRLAESEMQKLLHLEEELHQRVIGQDEAVRGVADAIQRSRAGLADPNRPIASFIFLGPTGVGKTELAKALAEYLFDTGDALVRIDMSEYMEKHAVARLIGAPPGYVGYEEGGQLTEAIRRRPYSVILFDEIEKAHPDVFNVLLQILDDGRLTDSQGRTVDFKNTIAIMTSNIGSTYILDVAGDDSKYEQMRDRVMEAVRESFRPEFLNRIDEIIIFHSLRKDELREIVKLQVQHLEERLRERKLLLKISDEALDWIVQVGYDPVYGARPLKRAIQRELETSIAKAILRGEFHEGDTIYVHVEHERLVLKRLSPELVNA
- the fdhA gene encoding formaldehyde dehydrogenase, glutathione-independent, which translates into the protein MGSGKVEVQTIDFPKLVDPRGNKCNHGVILKIVSTNICGSDQHMVRGRTTAPIGMVLGHEITGEVIECGSDVQFIQQGDLVSVPFNVACGRCRNCEERHTDVCLNVNPDHPGGAYGYVDMGRWIGGQAEYVMVPYADFNLLKFPNKAQAMEKIADLTCLTDILPTGYHGCVTAGVTSGSTVYIAGAGPVGLAAAASAQLLGAAVVIVGAGNPARLAHARSIGCETVDISKDASIVEQIEQILGVPEVDCAVDCVGFEAHGHGKDYDPKKGVPAIVLNTMMEVTRAGGAVGIPGLYVTEDPGAEDEAAKLGYLSMRFGLGWAKSLSFYTGQTPVKKYNRALMMAILNDKIQIAKAVNVQVIPLDEAPQGYQAFDKGAAKKFVIDPHGSLK